A window from Drosophila willistoni isolate 14030-0811.24 chromosome XR unlocalized genomic scaffold, UCI_dwil_1.1 Seg143, whole genome shotgun sequence encodes these proteins:
- the LOC6645388 gene encoding replication factor C subunit 2, translating to MPEEPEVVIVDKRHNNSLPWIEKYRPVKFDEIVGNEDTVARLSVFATQGNAPNIIIAGPPGVGKTTTIQCLARILLGDSYKEAVLELNASNERGIDVVRNKIKMFAQQKVTLPKGRHKIVILDEADSMTEGAQQALRRTMEIYSNTTRFALACNTSEKIIEPIQSRCAMLRFTKLSDSQVMAKLIEVSQLENLKYEEDGLEAIVFTAQGDMRQALNNLQSTAQGFGDITGPNVFKVCDEPHPMLLQDMLHHCAGNDIHKAYKILAKLWKLGYAPEDIIGNIFRVCKRLNIDEQMKLNFIREIGITHMKIVDGNNSLLQLTGLLARLCQVAEAN from the exons atgccAGAGGAACCTgaagttgttattgttgataAGCGGCACAATAACAGTCTGCCATGGATTGAAAAGTACAGACCTGTGAAATTCGACGAAATTGTCGGCAATGAAGATACCGTGGCGCGTCTTTCAGTGTTTGCGACTCAAGGAAATGCTCCAAACATTATCATAGCG GGTCCGCCTGGTGTGGGCAAAACCACTACCATCCAGTGTCTGGCACGCATTTTATTGGGCGATAGCTACAAGGAGGCGGTCTTGGAGTTAAATGCCTCCAACGAGCGTGGCATTGATGTCGTACGCAACAAGATCAAAATGTTTGCCCAACAAAAAGTTACCCTACCCAAGGGTCGGCATAAGATCGTCATTCTGGATGAGGCGGACAGCATGACGGAGGGCGCTCAACAGGCTTTGCGCCGTACCATGGAAATCTACAGTAATACCACACGGTTTGCCCTGGCCTGTAATACCAGTGAAAAGATAATCGAGCCTATACAATCTCGCTGCGCCATGCTCCGTTTCACAAAGCTCTCCGACTCACAGGTGATGGCCAAGCTGATTGAGGTCAGCCAGCTGGAGAATCTCAAGTATGAGGAGGATGGCCTGGAGGCCATTGTATTTACGGCACAGGGTGATATGCGACAGGCATTAAACAATCTTCAATCGACTGCTCAGGGATTTGGTGATATTACGGGTCCAAATGTTTTCAAAGTCTGCGATGAACCGCATCCCATGCTGCTCCAGGACATGCTGCATCATTGTGCCGGCAATGACATACACAAGGCTTATAAAATTCTGGCCAAACTATGGAAACTGGGCTACGCTCCAGAGGATATAATTGGCAATATTTTTCGTGTCTGTAAACGCTTGAATATCGACGAACAGATGAAGTTAAACTTTATACGCGAGATCGGCATAACACACATGAAAATCGTCGATGGTAACAATTCGCTTCTACAGCTTACTGGTTTGCTGGCCCGCCTCTGCCAAGTGGCCGAGGCTAACTAA
- the LOC6645389 gene encoding ras-like protein 2, with protein sequence MQMQTYKLVVVGGGGVGKSAITIQFIQSYFVTDYDPTIEDSYTKQCVIDDVPAKLDILDTAGQEEFSAMREQYMRSGEGFLLVFSLNDHSSFDEIPKFQRQILRVKDRDEFPMMMVGNKCDLEHQRQVSLEEAQNTSRNLMIPYIECSAKLRVNVDQAFHELVRIVRKFQIAERPFIEESYKKKGKKKCCLM encoded by the exons atgcaaatgcaaacatACAAACTGGTCGTCgttggcggcggcggcgttggAAAATCAGCCATAACGATACAATTCATACAG AGCTACTTCGTCACAGATTACGATCCAACCATCGAGGATTCATATACCAAACAATGTGTCATAGACGATGTGCCAGCCAAATTGGACA TTTTGGACACTGCTGGCCAAGAGGAGTTCAGCGCCATGCGGGAGCAGTATATGCGTTCAGGTGAAGGATTTCTGCTTGTCTTCTCGCTAAACGATCATTCCAGCTTCGACGAGATACCAAAGTTTCAACGTCAGATATTGCGGGTGAAGGATCGCGATGAGTTCCCCATGATGATGGTGGGCAATAAATGCGATTTGGAGCATCAGCGACAAGTATCACTGGAAGAGGCCCAAAATACAAGCAGAAATCTAATGATACCCTACATTGAATGCAGTGCCAAGCTGCGTGTCAATGTCGATCAGGCCTTTCATGAGTTAGTGCGCATCGTGCGTAAATTTCAAATAGCTGAGCGTCCCTTTATCGAGGAGAGCTACAAGAAGAAGGGCAAAAAGAAGTGTTGCCTGATGTAG
- the LOC6645390 gene encoding adipokinetic hormone, translated as MNTKSQVIIGAVLVVLLAASVECQLTFSPDWGKRSVGGSNSGAGAFFEPSQGNCKTSNEMLLEIFRFVQSQAQLFLDCKHRE; from the exons ATGAATACCAAAAGTCAAGTCATCATTGGAGCAGTGCTCGTTGTCCTCCTGGCCGCCTCTGTGGAATGTCAA TTGACATTTTCACCCGACTGGGGTAAACGTTCGGTTGGTGGCTCCAATTCCGGTGCTGGAGCCTTTTTTGAACCCTCTCAGGGCAATTGCAAGACATCAAATGAAATGCTTTTGGAAATCTTTCGTTTTGTTCAATCGCAGGCTCAACTTTTTCTCGATTGCAAGCATCGGGAATAG